From Triticum aestivum cultivar Chinese Spring chromosome 4A, IWGSC CS RefSeq v2.1, whole genome shotgun sequence, a single genomic window includes:
- the LOC123083549 gene encoding uncharacterized protein: MSMALLNLATKMRPPAAAVLRPRVSPPAGTRPLRSRLFSSLEEDGESAMRLYQENLATLDRVKKHQECMRSRIAFLGKVNKCLRWSFKLLMPIPTAAVILKVIDHQLEEK; the protein is encoded by the exons ATGTCCATGGCGCTGCTCAACCTGGCCACGAAGATGCGGCCcccggccgccgccgtcctccgtccCCGCGTCTCGCCTCCGGCCGGCACGCGGCCCCTCCGCTCCAGGCTCTTCAGCTCCTTGGAG GAAGATGGGGAAAGTGCGATGAGGCTGTACCAAGAGAATCTAGCTACACTTGATCGAGTGAAGAAACACCAGGAATGCATG aggTCGCGCATTGCGTTTCTCGGGAAGGTGAACAAGTGTCTGAGATGGTCTTTCAAGCTGCTTATGCCTATTCCCACCGCAGCTGTTATCCTGAAAGTGATCGATCACCAGTTAGAGGAGAAGTGA
- the LOC123084515 gene encoding uncharacterized protein, producing MKAVHIYIRTIISAEFRKNREGRPLEEHSRGRRSGPSGFPALVPASSGTCSHDGQPPIHELTRSPMPPGGGEASKHGRTGKEQSRPPAIRRRDVSRPAPPFPAVASQRRKKRRQRQPATAAGSVSSEGPLVEILARLPYPSLCRFQCVSKQWRELCSDLIGTIKSAPQNLSGFFHNNLAGNLCFRNLSGGRPLVDASLPFLRKTYQRFKLQQCSTSLLLCKCWESEDDDEFDFVVCNPMTDRAVSI from the exons ATGAAGGCCGTCCACATCTACATACGGACGATTATCTCGGCAGAATTCCGGAAGAATCGTGAAGGCCGTCCCCTCGAGGAACACAGCCGCGGCCGCCGCTCTGGCCCTTCCGGCTTCCCAGCCCTAGTTCCGGCGAGCTCCGGAACTTGCTCCCACGACGGCCAGCCACCGATCCACGAGCTGACGAGGAGCCCGATGCCACCGGGGGGAGGAGAAGCAAGCAAGCATGGCCGCACGGGGAAGGAGCAGAGCCGCCCGCCGGCGATCCGCCGCCGCGACGTGTCCCGTCCTGCGCCGCCGTTCCCGGCCGTAGCTTCTCAG aggaggaagaagaggaggcagaggcagccggcgacggcggcggggagcgTCTCCTCCGAGGGCCCCCTCGTCGAGATCCTGGCACGGCTGCCCTACCCGTCGCTCTGCCGCTTCCAGTGCGTCTCCAAGCAGTGGCGCGAGCTCTGCTCCGACCTCATCGGAACCATCAAGAGTGCGCCGCAGAACCTGTCCGGATTCTTCCACAACAACTTGGCCGGGAACCTTTGCTTCCGCAATTTGTCCGGCGGACGGCCGCTGGTCGACGCTTCGCTCCCGTTCCTGCGCAAGACCTACCAAAGATTCAAGCTCCAGCAATGCTCCACCAGCCTCCTCCTCTGCAAGTGCTGGGAATCGGAAGACGACGACGAATTCGACTTTGTCGTGTGCAATCCGATGACCGACCGAGCagtgagtatttaa